GCTTTCTGAACCTGATTGCCTCCGAGCCCGATATCGCCAAGGTGCCGGTGATGGTGGACAGCTCCAAGTGGGATGTGATCGAGGCCGGCCTGCGCTGCCTGCAGGGCAAGGGCATCGTCAACTCGATCTCCATGAAGGAGGGCGTCGAGGAGTTCAAGAAGCACGCCAAGCTGGTCAAGCGCTATGGCGCTGCCGCCGTGGTGATGGCGTTTGACGAAAAAGGCCAGGCCGACACCTTTGCACGCAAGATCGAGATCTGCGAACGCGCCTACCGCATTCTGGTCGACGAAGTGGGCTTCCCGCCCGAGGACATCATCTTCGACCCCAACATCTTTGCCGTGGCCACCGGCATCGAAGAGCACAACAACTACGGCGTCGATTTCATCGAGGCCGTGCGCTGGATCAAGCAGAACCTGCCCGGTGCCAAGGTCTCGGGCGGCGTCTCCAACGTGAGCTTCTCCTTCCGCGGCAACGACCCCGTGCGCGAGGCCATCCACACCGTGTTCCTCTATCACGCGATCGGGGCGGGCATGGACATGGGCATTGTCAATGCCGGCATGGTCGGTGTGTACGACGACCTGGAGCCACAGCTGCGCGAACGCGTGGAGGATGTGGTGCTCAACCGTCGCCCCGATGCGGCCGAGCGTCTGCTGGAGATCGCCGACAGCGCCAAGGGCGCGGCCAAGGACGACAGCAAGAAGCTAGAGTGGCGCGGCACGCCCGAGGCACCGAAGACTGTGGGCGAGCGTCTGTCGCACGCCTTGGTGCACGGCATCACCGACTTCATCACCGAAGACACCGAAGAGGCCTACCAGCAGATCGTGGTGCAGGGCGGCGGCCGCCCGCTGCACGTGATCGAAGGCCCGCTCATGGACGGCATGAATATCGTCGGCGACCTGTTCGGTGCCGGCAAGATGTTCCTGCCCCAGGTGGTCAAGTCCGCGCGCGTGATGAAGCAGGCCGTGGCCCATCTGGTGCCCTATATCGAGGAAGAGAAGCGCCAGCAGGAAGCGGCGGGCCTGGACGTCACCAGCAAGGGCAAGATCGTCATCGCCACCGTCAAGGGCGATGTGCACGACATCGGCAAGAACATCGTCACCGTGGTCCTGCAGTGCAACAACTTCGAAGTCATCAATATGGGCGTGATGGTGCCCTGCCACGAGATCCTGGCCAGGGCCAAGGCCGAGGGCGCGGACATCATCGGCCTGTCGGGCCTGATCACTCCCAGCCTTGAAGAGATGCAGTATGTGGCCGGTGAGATGGACAAGGACGACTACTTCCGCATCAAGAAGATTCCGCTGCTGATCGGCGGTGCGACCTGCTCGCGCGTGCATACGGCCGTGAAGATTGCGCCCAAGTACGACGGCCCCGTGGTCTATGTGCCCGACGCCTCGCGCTCGGTCAGTGTGGCGCAGAGCCTGCTGGGCGAAGGCAAGCAGGCCTATCTGGACGAGCTGAGCGCCGACTACGACAAGGTGCGCACCCAGCATGCCAACAAGAAGAAGACGCCGCTGTGGACGCTGGAGCAGGCCCGCGCCAATGCTGCCGTGGTGAACCATGCCCCCGTGGTGCCGCGCACCCTGGGCCGCCGCGTGTTCAAGAACTTCGATCTGGCCGAAATTGCCCAGTACATCGACTGGGGGCCGTTCTTCCAGACCTGGGATCTGGCGGGGCCGTACCCTGCCATCCTCGACGATGAGGTCGTGGGCGTGGAGGCGCGCAAGGTGCTGGCCGATGCCAAGCTCATGCTGCAGAAGATCATCGACGGCCGCTGGCTGCAGGCCAATGGCGTGATGGGCCTGTTCCCCGCCAACCGCGTGGGCGACGACATCCTGTTCTATACCGATGAGTCGCGCAGCCAGGTACTGACCACCTGGTACGGCATGCGTCAGCAGACCGAGAAGCAGGCCGTGGCCGGCCCGGATGGCCGGCCCGTGATGCGCCCCAGCCGCTGCCTGGCCGACTTTGTGGCCGCCAAGGAGTCGGGCATTGCCGACTATGCCGGTCTGTTTGCCGTGACCGCCGGCATCGGTGCCGAAAAGAAGGACAAGGAATTCGAGGCGGCGCTGGACGACTACAGCGGCATCATGTTCAAGGCCCTGGCCGACCGCCTGGCCGAAGCCTTTGCCGAGTGCCTGCACCAGCGCGTGCGCAAGGATCTGTGGGGCTATGCCGAAGACGAGAACCTGAGCAACGAGGAACTCATCAAGGAAGCCTACCAGGGCATCCGTCCTGCGCCCGGCTACCCTGCCTGTCCCGATCACACGGCCAAGATCGACCTGTTCAAGGCGCTGCAGGCCGATGAAATCGGCATGACGCTGACCGAGAGCCTGGCCATGAACCCGGCATCCAGCGTGAGCGGCTTCTACATCGGCAACCCCGAGGCCAGCTACTTCAACGTGGGCCAGATCGGCGAGGACCAGCTCGCCGACATGGCTCAGCGACGTGCTATGGATGTCGAGGAGCTGCGTCGCTATCTGGCGCCGAATCTGGGCTGAACCAGCTTCGAGATCGCACTTCGCAAATGAAAAAAGCCAGGGTCGACCCTGGCTTTTTTGCTTGTTGCGCGGTGCTCAGAGGCGCTGCTTGAGCACGGGAGCGAGCGTGGCACGCAGGCGGTCGCCAGGTACTTCGGTCTCAGTCGCACGGATTTCCAGCGAGCGCTCCACCATGCCTATATGTTCCAGCAGCAGCGCCTTGGCACCATCGGTGTCGCCGCGTTCCAGGGCGGCCACGATGCGCTCGTGCTCGGCGCAGGACTGGCTGGCGCTGTGCGTGGACTGATAGAGCGTGGCGGCCAGGGTGGTGCGCGCTGTCAGATCGCGCAGCGTGTCGGCCAGCAACCGGTGACCCATCTGCTCGGCCAGGCAGACATGGAAATCCGCTAGCAGGAAGGCGCGCGTGGCACTGTCCGCCCCGGCAATGGCTTTCTGCTCCTGGGCGATATGGCGGCGCAGCCTGGTGATGACGCGCTGCAGCGGCTTGCCGGCCTCCTGCAATATGCCGGTCTCGATGATCCGCCGGGCAGAGAATGCATCCATGGCCTCGGCAGCCGAGGGCTGGACCACGTACCAGCCCCTGCGGGCCTGGACCTGGACAAAGCCGCGGGCCTGCAGTTGCATCAGCGCTTCTCGCACCACGGTGCGGCTGACGTCGAAGTTGTTGGCCAGCTCCTGCTCTCCCAGTCGTTCGCCGGGGGCCAGTTTCTGGGCCAGGATGGCTTCGACGACGCGTTCCGCGATGTGTTGTGGAGAGGCAGGAGTCATTGCTGGCTTTAATGGCTGGACTGAGGGATGGGGACTACGACAGGCGGCACGATAGCAGATGCATGGTCTTCTTCTTCGGTCAGTGGCTCGGCCTTGCCGTCAAGTACCGCATGGGCACGTTCGCGGTCGATGTCGCCTTCCCAGGCTGCAATCGCCACAGTGGCCACGCAGTTGCCGATCAGATTGCCCAGAGCGCGTGCAATGCCCATGAACCAGTCCACCGACAGCACCAGCACCAGGCCGATCGCAGGGATGGCGGGGATGGCATGCAGGGTGGCGGCCAGCACCACGATGGCCGAGCCCGGTACGCCGTGCGCGCCCTTGGAGGTCACCAGCGCGATGGCCAGAATGGTCAGCAGGTCGGACATGCTGATCGGGGTGTTGGTGGCCTGGGCGATGAAGACCGCTGCCAGTGTGATGTAGATGGAGAATGCGTCCAGGTTGAAGGAGTAGCCGGTGGGAATCACCAGGCCCACGGTGGAGTCGCGCACACCCATGTTGCGCAGC
This region of Comamonas thiooxydans genomic DNA includes:
- a CDS encoding GntR family transcriptional regulator, producing the protein MTPASPQHIAERVVEAILAQKLAPGERLGEQELANNFDVSRTVVREALMQLQARGFVQVQARRGWYVVQPSAAEAMDAFSARRIIETGILQEAGKPLQRVITRLRRHIAQEQKAIAGADSATRAFLLADFHVCLAEQMGHRLLADTLRDLTARTTLAATLYQSTHSASQSCAEHERIVAALERGDTDGAKALLLEHIGMVERSLEIRATETEVPGDRLRATLAPVLKQRL
- the metH gene encoding methionine synthase: MSAATPSTAIPPMRLSGLEPVFIGDETLFVNVGERTNVTGSKAFARLILNEQYEEALAVARQQVENGAQVIDVNMDEAMLDSKAAMVRFLNLIASEPDIAKVPVMVDSSKWDVIEAGLRCLQGKGIVNSISMKEGVEEFKKHAKLVKRYGAAAVVMAFDEKGQADTFARKIEICERAYRILVDEVGFPPEDIIFDPNIFAVATGIEEHNNYGVDFIEAVRWIKQNLPGAKVSGGVSNVSFSFRGNDPVREAIHTVFLYHAIGAGMDMGIVNAGMVGVYDDLEPQLRERVEDVVLNRRPDAAERLLEIADSAKGAAKDDSKKLEWRGTPEAPKTVGERLSHALVHGITDFITEDTEEAYQQIVVQGGGRPLHVIEGPLMDGMNIVGDLFGAGKMFLPQVVKSARVMKQAVAHLVPYIEEEKRQQEAAGLDVTSKGKIVIATVKGDVHDIGKNIVTVVLQCNNFEVINMGVMVPCHEILARAKAEGADIIGLSGLITPSLEEMQYVAGEMDKDDYFRIKKIPLLIGGATCSRVHTAVKIAPKYDGPVVYVPDASRSVSVAQSLLGEGKQAYLDELSADYDKVRTQHANKKKTPLWTLEQARANAAVVNHAPVVPRTLGRRVFKNFDLAEIAQYIDWGPFFQTWDLAGPYPAILDDEVVGVEARKVLADAKLMLQKIIDGRWLQANGVMGLFPANRVGDDILFYTDESRSQVLTTWYGMRQQTEKQAVAGPDGRPVMRPSRCLADFVAAKESGIADYAGLFAVTAGIGAEKKDKEFEAALDDYSGIMFKALADRLAEAFAECLHQRVRKDLWGYAEDENLSNEELIKEAYQGIRPAPGYPACPDHTAKIDLFKALQADEIGMTLTESLAMNPASSVSGFYIGNPEASYFNVGQIGEDQLADMAQRRAMDVEELRRYLAPNLG